From a single Drosophila gunungcola strain Sukarami chromosome 2L unlocalized genomic scaffold, Dgunungcola_SK_2 000008F, whole genome shotgun sequence genomic region:
- the LOC128253438 gene encoding LOW QUALITY PROTEIN: uncharacterized protein LOC128253438 (The sequence of the model RefSeq protein was modified relative to this genomic sequence to represent the inferred CDS: inserted 3 bases in 2 codons) encodes MPGGDDKKKVSASPLSKTKSTLSPLATKSSKSPPSIVVKPATPKTPSSLSPNAKPATSSSRVTRSIQKMASTAYELALNKFIAVSDRLSDLESRTNTPGNETPSVSMLQIRREQVRVLWDEVEKEFDVCSECITAAGEDAASTLPILKSKYNYCYTVYERYAAQLTDIIQQGTAPPAQAQAPAQNYISSGCRLPPCDTEVFSGDYLRWPTFRDLFTAIYINNPRLTPVEKLFHLNVKTSGDAHAIIANSPLTNDGFRSAWDNLTERFDNKRLLVNSQLKILFNLQSISQESGAALKELQTTIQGCLNALELSGILITDWDCTLVYMCSSKLPKLTLSLWEQSLHDKAAIPKWVDLNTFLTERHRTLEAIDDGTSFGTAQAPTAASPAAVATIRCCTEATRLPALQVGLMFPATSTEGSAASDDQSGVQVCFASGARSVLLGTAIINICHLGSSFQARALIDSGSEATFVTERLFNLFKLPFQVVQAQVSGLNQTVSAQSKKLCHFTIRSPSRPALQLETSAYVLPQLAGNLPSYPIPQDFLRNLPDLPLADPKFYESAQIDVLIGADILPSVLLNGAKTNICGSLLGQETIFGWVLTGPVSASTQSQIATFSTRISQAYDNSLDKILTKFWEVEDLQIKLVKESDSVCEDNFLRTTTRDANGRYVVTLPFRDPEHPGSGLGYSRSFALSQFLRNEQRLKRDIPLKIRYDSVIQEYLDLNHMREVFPTHDFASYYLPHHAVLKPESTTTKLRVVFNASSPSANGASLNDILHAGPVLQSDLTIQILKWRYFQYVFSADIEKMYRQIWVDPKHTPFQRILFRNPDGDIPEFELKTVTFGVNCAPYLAIRVFQQLATDVQHSHPKASDVLXTDSKEDALLSIQELQSALNSAGFPLRKWTSNHKDIFAHIPSDHLLRSDFLEIDAESTAKTLGVRWKATSDEYFFVPPELSDESSLTKRQVLSQIAKLFDPAGWLAPFVVRAKIFMQEIWLQDLGWDDELPSDLCLRWQSFLQSFSALNRIRIPRWVSFRPEFRVEHHGFCDASQTAYGAAIYVRVEVGHTTMVHLLTAKTRVAPVKTVSLPRLELCGALLLAEMAASVLPSMPILTSELFCWTDSTIVLAWLNKPACQWTTFVANRVTKITQSTKTEKWSYVQSEHNPAALASRGVALQELVDNPLWWHGPAWLQKPRSQWPSQGDNSPATELEKRPLKSHVATIPSEDFLDRFSKFDKALRVLAYVNRFIHRCKKQATPSDKHLLAAEISAAERLLILTTQRKDFSHDYHCLSEKRSVPSSSSILSMNPFIDQHGLIRACGRVTASDSLQYDERHPVILPYSCPLSRLLVQFTHRITLHGGNQLMVRLIRSRYWIPKLKNLVKAIVNSCKVCVIYKKRLQTQLMGTLPKNRASFSRPFTYTGMDFAGPFEIKNYTGRACLITKGYVLVFVCLSTKAIHLEPTSDLTTEKFLAAFARFVSRRGCPRQVQSXKTFVGAAALLSRDFLQAVKESVTDAYGHQQLTWQFIPPGAPHMGGLWEAGVKL; translated from the exons ATGCCCGGTGGAGACGATAAGAAAAAGGTATCTGCTTCCCCCTTGAGCAAAACCAAGTCCACGCTCTCGCCGCTGGCAACCAAAAGCTCCAAGAGCCCACCAAGCATCGTGGTGAAGCCGGCTACGCCAAAAACTCCAAGTTCATTAAGTCCAAACGCCAAACCCGCTACTTCCAGTTCAAGGGTGACTCGatccatacaaaaaatggctTCAACTGCTTACGAGTTAGCTTTAAATAAGTTCATTGCGGTCTCAGATCGTCTAAGCGATCTCGAAAGCAGAACCAACACTCCTGGGAACGAAACTCCAAGCGTTTCCATGCTCCAAATCCGTCGGGAGCAAGTCCGAGTGTTATGGGACGAGGTGGAGAAAGAGTTCGACGTATGCTCAGAGTGCATTACGGCAGCAGGCGAGGATGCAGCTTCCACATTGCCCATTCTCAAGTCAAAGTATAACTACTGTTATACAGTGTATGAGAGATACGCCGCTCAGCTCACAGATATAATCCAACAGGGCACAGCTCCGccagctcaagctcaagcccCTGCCCAGAACTATATCTCCTCTGGCTGTCGGCTGCCTCCGTGCGACACAGAGGTTTTCTCAGGCGATTACCTACGCTGGCCCACATTCCGGGACCTTTTTACagcgatatatataaataatccaAGGCTCACGCCTGTGGAAAAGCTGTTCCACTTAAACGTTAAAACGAGCGGTGACGCGCATGCCATAATCGCAAATTCCCCTCTCACCAACGATGGCTTTCGCTCAGCTTGGGATAACCTAACTGAGCGGTTCGACAACAAGCGATTGCTAGTAAATAGCCAGCTTAAAATCCTCTTCAACCTCCAGTCGATTTCGCAAGAATCTGGGGCAGCTCTAAAGGAACTGCAAACTACGATTCAAGGCTGTCTGAACGCCTTGGAACTGTCCGGAATCCTGATTACAGATTGGGACTGCACTCTTGTCTATATGTGTTCGTCAAAGCTCCCCAAGCTTACACTTTCCTTATGGGAGCAGTCCTTGCACGATAAAGCCGCAATTCCAAAATGGGTTGACCTGAACACCTTTCTCACTGAGCGCCATCGAACCCTCGAGGCCATAGATGAC GGCACCAGCTTCGGGACTGCACAAGCACCCACAGCTGCTTCACCTGCCGCAGTCGCCACCATACGCTGCTGCACCGAAGCAACCCGTTTGCCAGCCCTCCAAGTCGGCCTGATGTTCCCAGCAACTTCGACAGAAGGCTCAGCCGCTTCCGATGACCAGTCGGGAGTGCAAGTCTGTTTTGCGTCAGGTGCAAGATCGGTTCTGCTGGGGACAgccatcataaatatttgccacctGGGTTCGAGTTTCCAAGCTCGTGCCCTTATCGACTCAGGATCCGAAGCAACATTTGTGACAGAGCGTCTGTTCAATCTTTTCAAATTACCCTTCCAAGTCGTCCAAGCCCAAGTCTCAGGCTTAAATCAGACAGTGTCCGCCCAGTCCAAGAAGCTCTGTCATTTTACAATCAGATCTCCAAGTAGGCCCGCTCTGCAGTTAGAGACGTCAGCCTATGTCCTTCCTCAACTGGCAGGAAATCTGCCTTCCTACCCAATTCCGCAAGACTTTCTTCGAAATCTTCCCGATTTACCATTGGCGGATCCGAAGTTTTATGAGAGCGCACAGATAGATGTTCTGATAGGAGCCGACATTCTGCCTTCGGTTCTCCTAAATGGGGCAAAAACCAACATCTGTGGCTCCCTCCTTGGACAAGAAACAATTTTCGGGTGGGTGCTCACTGGGCCAGTATCCGCTTCCACCCAGAGTCAGATTGCAACCTTCTCTACGCGAATTTCCCAAGCGTACGACAATAGCTTAGATAAAATCCTCACCAAGTTCTGGGAGGTGGAGGATCTACAAATAAAGTTGGTAAAGGAATCCGATTCCGTCTGCGAAGATAATTTTCTCCGAACGACCACGAGAGATGCGAACGGCAGATACGTCGTAACCCTACCTTTTCGCGACCCGGAACATCCAGGGTCGGGGTTAGGGTACTCCAGGTCGTTTGCGTTATCTCAATTTTTGAGAAACGAGCAACGCTTAAAAAGAGACATTCCGCTAAAGATACGATACGACTCAGTGATTCAAGAATATCTGGATCTGAACCATATGAGAGAGGTCTTTCCTACCCACGATTTCGCCAGCTACTACCTTCCACATCATGCCGTACTTAAGCCTGAGAGCACTACTACAAAGCTGCGCGTAGTATTCAACGCATCCAGTCCTTCTGCGAATGGGGCCAGTTTAAATGATATCCTTCATGCTGGCCCAGTCTTACAGTCCGACCTTACCATTCAAATCCTAAAGTGGCGGTACTTTCAATACGTGTTTAGCGCCGATATTGAAAAGATGTATCGGCAGATCTGGGTAGATCCGAAGCACACGCCTTTCCAGCGGATATTGTTCCGTAATCCCGATGGGGACATCCCAGAGTTCGAGTTGAAAACGGTCACCTTTGGAGTCAATTGCGCTCCGTACCTGGCCATTCGCGTGTTTCAACAACTGGCAACTGACGTACAACACAGCCATCCTAAAGCGAGTGATGTGTT TACCGACTCTAAAGAAGACGCTCTGCTCTCGATTCAAGAGCTACAAAGTGCCCTCAACTCCGCTGGGTTTCCATTGAGAAAATGGACGTCCAATCATAAGGATATTTTTGCTCACATTCCGAGTGACCATCTCCTGCGCTCCGATTTTCTGGAGATCGATGCCGAAAGCACAGCAAAAACGCTCGGTGTCCGTTGGAAAGCCACATCTGatgaatatttctttgttcCGCCCGAATTATCCGATGAATCGTCCCTTACAAAACGCCAGGTTCTGTCAcaaattgccaaattgtttGACCCTGCAGGGTGGCTCGCGCCCTTCGTAGTGCGTGCGAAAATCTTCATGCAGGAGATTTGGCTGCAGGACCTGGGGTGGGACGACGAACTTCCAAGTGATCTTTGTCTGAGATGGCAGAGCTTTCTACAAAGCTTTTCTGCCTTAAATCGAATCCGCATTCCAAGGTGGGTCTCCTTCCGACCAGAATTCAGAGTCGAGCATCATGGTTTTTGTGACGCGTCTCAAACGGCATACGGTGCTGCGATCTATGTACGAGTGGAAGTGGGGCATACGACTATGGTGCACCTTCTCACTGCAAAGACGCGAGTTGCGCCGGTAAAAACGGTATCGCTTCCCAGATTAGAGCTTTGCGGGGCCTTGTTACTGGCTGAAATGGCAGCAAGTGTTCTTCCGAGTATGCCAATACTCACATCCGAACTCTTCTGCTGGACAGACTCCACCATTGTGCTCGCATGGTTAAACAAGCCAGCTTGCCAGTGGACTACTTTTGTTGCCAATAGGGTGACCAAGATTACCCAGTCTACAAAGACCGAGAAGTGGTCGTATGTTCAATCCGAACACAATCCCGCAGCCCTGGCCAGTAGAGGGGTAGCACTTCAGGAATTGGTCGACAATCCTCTTTGGTGGCATGGTCCCGCATGGTTGCAAAAGCCACGCAGCCAATGGCCAAGTCAGGGCGACAATTCCCCAGCGACCGAGCTAGAGAAACGTCCCCTTAAGTCCCACGTCGCAACTATTCCGTCTGAAGATTTCCTTGACCGTTTTTCCAAGTTCGACAAAGCACTGCGGGTTCTCGCTTATGTCAATCGTTTCATCCATCgatgcaaaaaacaagcaacacCCTCTGATAAGCACCTGCTAGCGGCGGAAATTTCCGCCGCGGAACGACTACTTATTCTGACTACTCAGCGCAAAGACTTCTCCCATGATTATCACTGCTTAAGTGAAAAGCGCTCTGTGCCTTCTTCAAGTTCTATCCTGAGCATGAACCCGTTCATAGATCAACATGGTCTGATAAGAGCGTGCGGTCGCGTGACGGCCTCCGACAGCCTTCAATATGATGAACGGCATCCAGTTATCCTTCCATATAGCTGCCCACTTTCTCGCCTACTTGTCCAGTTCACTCATCGCATAACCCTCCATGGCGGCAACCAGTTAATGGTACGCCTCATTCGGTCAAGATACTGGATACCAAAACTAAAGAACTTAGTAAAGGCAATAGTAAACTCCTGCAAGGTATGCGTGATCTACAAGAAAAGGCTACAAACACAGTTGATGGGCACTTTGCCGAAAAACCGTGCGTCGTTCTCCCGACCATTTACGTACACGGGAATGGACTTCGCCGGCccattcgaaattaaaaattataccgGAAGAGCGTGTCTCATAACAAAAGGATATGTGTTAGTGTTCGTTTGTTTATCCACCAAGGCCATCCACTTAGAGCCTACCTCTGATCTCACGACCGAGAAGTTTCTCGCCGCTTTCGCTCGCTTCGTTTCCCGGAGAGGGTGTCCTCGACAAGTCCAGT GAAAAACCTTCGTTGGCGCTGCCGCCTTGCTTTCTCGCGACTTCCTTCAGGCTGTAAAAGAGTCTGTGACAGATGCCTATGGTCATCAGCAGCTCACCTGGCAATTTATACCTCCGGGAGCCCCTCACATGGGAGGCCTATGGGAAGCTGGTgttaagctttaa